A genomic segment from Actinoplanes sichuanensis encodes:
- the murA gene encoding UDP-N-acetylglucosamine 1-carboxyvinyltransferase, producing MTDDVLIVHGGTPLQGQIRVRGAKNLVSKAMVAALLGESPSRLFDVPRIRDVEVVSGLLELHGVKVTAGVEDGELVMDPTNVESASTDEINVHAGSSRIPILFCGPLLHRLGHAFIPDLGGCHIGPRPIDFHIRALREFGAVVDKTPEGMHLSAPNGLHGAKLELPYPSVGATEQVLLTAVRAEGVTELRNAAIEPEIMDLICILQKMGAIITVHTDRVIEIQGVPRLYGYEHKPIPDRIEAASWAAAALATRGEIEVVGARQADMMTFLNVFRSIGGELKITDDRVAREGVSGAEGGIKFWHPGGELKAVALETDVHPGFMTDWQQPLVVALTQARGISIMHETVYEQRLGYTEALNQMGATIQVYRDCLGGTPCRFGRRNFMHSAVIAGPSKLHAADLRIPDLRAGFAHLIAALAAEGTSRVYGVDLIKRGYEDFEAKLAALGAHVERP from the coding sequence TTGACCGACGATGTCCTCATCGTGCACGGCGGTACGCCGCTGCAGGGACAGATCCGGGTCCGTGGCGCCAAGAATCTCGTATCCAAGGCCATGGTCGCCGCCCTGCTCGGCGAGTCGCCGAGCCGCCTCTTCGACGTCCCGCGGATCCGGGACGTGGAGGTGGTCAGCGGTCTCCTCGAGCTGCACGGTGTGAAGGTCACCGCCGGCGTCGAGGACGGCGAACTGGTGATGGACCCCACCAACGTGGAGTCCGCAAGCACCGACGAGATCAACGTGCACGCGGGTTCGAGCCGTATCCCGATCCTGTTCTGCGGGCCGCTGCTGCACCGGCTCGGCCACGCGTTCATCCCGGACCTGGGTGGCTGCCACATCGGCCCCCGCCCGATCGACTTCCACATCAGGGCGCTGCGCGAGTTCGGCGCCGTCGTCGACAAGACCCCTGAGGGCATGCACCTGAGCGCCCCCAACGGTCTGCACGGCGCCAAACTGGAACTGCCCTACCCGAGCGTCGGCGCGACCGAGCAGGTGCTGCTCACCGCGGTCCGCGCGGAGGGCGTCACCGAGCTGCGCAACGCCGCGATCGAGCCGGAGATCATGGACCTCATCTGCATTCTGCAGAAGATGGGCGCCATCATCACGGTGCACACCGATCGGGTCATCGAGATCCAGGGCGTCCCCCGGCTGTACGGCTACGAGCACAAGCCGATCCCGGACCGGATCGAGGCCGCCAGCTGGGCCGCCGCCGCGCTCGCCACCCGTGGCGAGATCGAGGTGGTCGGCGCCCGCCAGGCCGACATGATGACGTTCCTGAACGTCTTCCGGTCCATCGGCGGCGAGCTGAAGATCACCGACGACCGGGTGGCCCGCGAGGGTGTCTCCGGGGCCGAGGGCGGCATCAAGTTCTGGCACCCCGGCGGCGAGCTCAAGGCCGTCGCGCTGGAGACCGACGTGCACCCCGGTTTCATGACCGACTGGCAGCAGCCCCTGGTGGTGGCACTGACCCAGGCCCGCGGCATCTCGATCATGCACGAGACGGTGTACGAGCAGCGGCTCGGCTACACCGAGGCGCTGAACCAGATGGGCGCGACCATCCAGGTCTACCGGGACTGCCTCGGTGGCACCCCGTGCCGGTTCGGCCGCCGCAACTTCATGCACTCCGCGGTCATCGCCGGCCCGTCCAAGCTGCACGCGGCCGACCTGCGCATCCCCGACCTGCGGGCCGGGTTCGCGCACCTGATCGCGGCGCTGGCCGCCGAGGGCACCTCGCGGGTCTACGGCGTCGACCTGATCAAGCGGGGGTATGAGGACTTCGAAGCCAAGCTGGCAGCCCTCGGTGCCCATGTAGAGCGGCCCTGA
- a CDS encoding DUF3043 domain-containing protein: MSPLFRRKSADLVADATASVTEDESASVHRKGYTPSKKELGVVTPKRTVQGRRVQDPAPANRKEAYKQLRERQRAERLEASEGMRNGDERYLLARDRGPERSLVRDIVDSRRTAGSYFIAGAVIVLIGSSVAIPIVQTASTVLWAGLAFAVLVDSIFISRRIKKLVRARFPETTQRLGSLYFYGIMRGLTFRRMRVPKPKVELGATI; encoded by the coding sequence GTGTCTCCGCTGTTTCGCCGCAAGTCCGCCGACCTCGTCGCCGACGCCACCGCCTCGGTGACCGAGGACGAGTCCGCCTCGGTCCATCGCAAGGGCTACACCCCCAGCAAGAAAGAGCTGGGCGTGGTCACCCCGAAACGGACCGTCCAGGGCCGCCGTGTGCAGGACCCGGCACCCGCCAACCGCAAAGAGGCCTACAAGCAGCTCCGTGAGCGGCAGCGGGCCGAGCGGCTCGAGGCGTCCGAGGGCATGCGCAACGGCGACGAGCGCTACCTGCTCGCCCGTGACCGCGGCCCGGAGCGCTCGCTGGTCCGCGACATCGTCGACTCCCGCCGCACCGCCGGGTCGTATTTCATCGCCGGTGCCGTGATCGTGCTGATCGGCTCGTCGGTCGCGATCCCGATCGTGCAGACCGCCAGCACCGTGCTGTGGGCCGGCCTGGCGTTCGCCGTGCTCGTCGACAGCATCTTCATCAGCCGGCGGATCAAGAAGCTGGTGCGCGCCCGCTTCCCGGAGACCACGCAGCGGCTCGGCTCGCTGTACTTCTACGGCATCATGCGCGGGCTGACGTTCCGCCGCATGCGGGTGCCGAAGCCGAAGGTCGAGCTGGGCGCCACAATCTGA
- a CDS encoding AzlD domain-containing protein: protein MLIAAILVLAVGTYAFRLSGVLLRERLELSASLQRMLPMSAAALLAALAATATLMAGSEFAGFARPAGVLAGALLAWRKAPFVLVVIAAAAVTALLRLAGIE from the coding sequence ATGCTGATCGCCGCGATCCTGGTGCTGGCCGTCGGCACCTACGCGTTCCGCCTGAGCGGGGTCCTGCTCCGCGAACGCCTGGAGCTCTCCGCCTCCCTGCAACGAATGCTCCCGATGTCGGCCGCCGCCTTGCTGGCCGCCCTGGCCGCGACCGCCACCCTGATGGCCGGAAGCGAGTTCGCCGGCTTCGCCCGCCCCGCCGGAGTCCTGGCCGGTGCCTTACTGGCCTGGCGCAAGGCCCCGTTCGTACTGGTGGTGATCGCCGCAGCCGCGGTGACAGCCCTGCTACGTCTAGCCGGCATCGAATGA
- a CDS encoding AzlC family ABC transporter permease, with protein MGTLYRTRAQLRDIGALAAASLAVGASFGAIAIAYGLPAWVPVVMSVLIFAGGAQFLAVGLLAAGNPIAAVLAGLLLNARHLPFGLAVADTIGTRWRDRLVGSHLMTDEAVAFALAESSPTARRRVYWLVGGSLFVAWNIGVVLGVLLGGATGDPDALGLDAAFPAGLIALILPSLRDRETRLVALTGAALAVLLTPVLPAGLPVMCALLGLLVLVRPTTRNRRSSPDAPPLTAGPAESARIAPVRPPSVPTPDDVSEGDRC; from the coding sequence ATGGGGACGTTATATCGAACGCGGGCCCAGCTTCGCGACATCGGCGCGCTGGCCGCCGCCTCCCTGGCGGTCGGCGCCTCCTTCGGGGCCATCGCCATCGCGTACGGGCTACCCGCCTGGGTTCCGGTCGTCATGTCGGTGCTGATCTTCGCCGGTGGCGCCCAGTTCCTGGCCGTGGGCCTGCTCGCCGCCGGCAACCCGATCGCCGCCGTGCTGGCCGGCCTGCTGCTCAACGCCCGCCACCTGCCGTTCGGGCTGGCCGTCGCGGACACCATCGGCACCCGCTGGCGGGATCGTCTGGTCGGCAGCCACCTGATGACCGACGAGGCGGTCGCCTTCGCCCTGGCCGAGTCCTCGCCCACCGCCCGCCGCCGCGTCTACTGGCTGGTCGGCGGCAGCCTGTTCGTCGCCTGGAACATCGGAGTCGTCCTGGGCGTCCTGCTCGGCGGAGCCACCGGAGATCCGGACGCCCTGGGCCTCGACGCGGCTTTCCCGGCGGGCCTGATCGCGCTGATCCTGCCGTCGCTCCGCGATCGGGAGACCCGTCTGGTGGCCCTGACCGGCGCCGCCCTGGCGGTGCTGCTGACTCCGGTCCTCCCGGCCGGCCTTCCGGTGATGTGCGCCCTGCTGGGCCTGCTGGTTCTCGTCCGCCCGACAACCCGGAACCGCCGATCGTCCCCGGACGCCCCGCCTCTGACGGCCGGGCCCGCCGAGTCCGCGCGGATCGCTCCGGTGCGCCCGCCCTCCGTGCCGACTCCCGATGACGTCTCCGAGGGGGACCGATGCTGA
- a CDS encoding helix-turn-helix domain-containing protein, which produces MQQPAPPLAVIAAALRRERDRAGISLAELARRAGLAKSTLSQLESGAGNPSIETLWALGVALGVPFSRLVEPPPSPVRVVRAGSSPRVRAEGADFYGTLLTAGVPGTRRDVYVLELEPGARRDADPHIPGSVEHLIVSAGRIRTGPVDELVELGPGDYVTFPGDVPHSYEALEPGSWATLVMEHR; this is translated from the coding sequence ATGCAACAACCGGCACCACCGCTCGCAGTCATCGCCGCCGCCCTGCGACGGGAACGGGACCGGGCCGGGATCTCCCTCGCCGAACTGGCCCGCCGCGCCGGGCTGGCCAAGTCGACGCTGTCCCAGCTGGAATCGGGCGCCGGCAACCCCAGCATCGAGACGCTGTGGGCGCTCGGCGTCGCGCTCGGCGTCCCGTTCAGTCGGCTGGTCGAGCCGCCGCCGTCACCGGTGCGCGTGGTCCGGGCCGGCAGCAGTCCGCGGGTGCGGGCCGAGGGGGCCGACTTCTACGGCACCCTGCTGACCGCCGGGGTGCCCGGGACCCGGCGGGACGTCTACGTGCTGGAGCTGGAGCCGGGCGCGCGGCGCGACGCCGACCCGCACATCCCGGGCAGCGTCGAGCACCTGATCGTGTCGGCCGGCCGGATCCGCACCGGGCCGGTCGACGAACTGGTCGAACTCGGACCCGGTGACTATGTGACGTTCCCGGGCGACGTGCCGCACAGCTACGAGGCGCTGGAGCCGGGCTCCTGGGCGACCCTGGTCATGGAGCATCGGTAG
- a CDS encoding ABC transporter ATP-binding protein: protein MIKMQDLQKDFTVRVKAGRFRRKKRTVAAVDGVSLTIDRGEMVGYIGPNGAGKSTTLKMLTGVLTPTSGEVSVCGLAPVPQRTRLALRIGVVFGQRSQLWWDLPLRESFELLRYIYRVPAAEHAARLRRCRDLLDLDEFLDTPVRQLSLGQRMRGELTAALLHGPEVLFLDEPTIGLDVVSKQAVRSFLAELGATGDVTLVLTTHDLADIERLCERLVVIDHGRVVHDGSIEALHTRYGSRRTLVADLEQSLPPGFELPGAVLTSVTANGHRATFALESTTAAAAVGALVAAVPVRDLSLLEPDIEDVVARLYSATDAP from the coding sequence ATGATCAAAATGCAAGACCTGCAAAAAGACTTCACGGTACGGGTGAAAGCCGGCCGATTTCGACGCAAGAAGCGGACCGTGGCCGCCGTGGACGGGGTCAGTCTGACGATCGATCGCGGTGAGATGGTCGGCTACATCGGCCCGAACGGTGCCGGGAAGTCGACCACCCTGAAGATGCTCACCGGTGTGCTGACCCCCACCTCGGGGGAGGTGTCGGTGTGCGGCCTGGCCCCGGTGCCGCAGCGCACGAGACTGGCCCTGCGGATCGGCGTGGTCTTCGGCCAGCGCTCGCAACTGTGGTGGGACCTGCCGTTGCGGGAGTCGTTCGAGCTGCTCCGGTACATCTACCGGGTGCCGGCCGCCGAGCACGCCGCCAGATTGAGACGGTGCCGGGATCTGCTCGATCTGGACGAGTTCCTGGACACCCCGGTCCGGCAGTTGTCGCTGGGCCAGCGGATGCGCGGCGAGCTGACCGCGGCCCTGCTGCACGGCCCGGAGGTGCTGTTCCTGGACGAGCCGACGATCGGCCTGGACGTGGTCAGCAAACAGGCGGTCCGTTCGTTCCTGGCCGAGCTCGGCGCGACCGGCGACGTGACCCTGGTGCTGACCACCCACGACCTGGCCGACATCGAACGTCTCTGCGAACGTCTCGTGGTGATCGACCACGGCCGGGTGGTGCACGACGGCAGCATCGAGGCCCTGCACACCCGGTACGGTTCCCGCCGCACCCTGGTCGCCGATCTGGAGCAGTCGCTGCCGCCCGGATTCGAACTGCCCGGCGCGGTGCTCACCAGCGTGACCGCTAATGGTCATCGCGCGACGTTCGCGCTGGAGTCGACGACGGCGGCCGCCGCGGTGGGTGCTCTGGTCGCCGCGGTCCCGGTCCGCGACCTCTCGCTACTCGAACCGGACATCGAGGACGTGGTGGCCCGCCTCTACTCGGCTACCGATGCTCCATGA
- a CDS encoding ABC transporter permease, with product MGELRAYVALGSAQLRSATSYRASFLVELFGNVGATVFDVLTVLVLFRATPAVGGFSLREAVLIVGLSSAGFALADLTVGNVDRLKTYVRAGTLDAVLVRPLPALPQLLLMDLPVRKALRVVFGVTVLGVAVAANHIDWTPGRVLLIVLTPIAAAVFFGSIFVLSASLAFWWVDSGEIGSAFTYGGRDFTSYPVSVYGGWFRNLFAYALGFGFVAYQPALALLGRADPLGLPAWAGFLSPLVAVGAAAIAAVVWRTGIRHYRSTGS from the coding sequence GTGGGTGAGTTGCGGGCGTATGTCGCGCTCGGGTCGGCGCAGTTGCGGTCGGCGACGTCGTACCGGGCGTCGTTCCTGGTGGAGTTGTTCGGCAACGTGGGCGCGACGGTGTTCGACGTGCTCACCGTGCTGGTGCTGTTCCGGGCGACCCCGGCGGTCGGCGGGTTCAGCCTGCGTGAGGCGGTGCTGATCGTGGGGCTGAGCTCGGCCGGGTTCGCGCTGGCCGATCTCACGGTCGGCAACGTCGATCGGCTGAAGACCTACGTGCGGGCCGGAACACTCGACGCGGTGCTGGTCCGGCCGCTGCCCGCGCTGCCGCAGTTGCTGCTGATGGATCTGCCGGTGCGCAAGGCGTTGCGGGTGGTGTTCGGAGTCACGGTGCTGGGTGTGGCGGTCGCCGCAAATCACATCGACTGGACACCGGGCCGGGTGCTGCTCATCGTGCTCACCCCGATCGCGGCGGCGGTCTTCTTCGGGTCGATCTTCGTGCTCAGCGCCAGCCTGGCGTTCTGGTGGGTCGACTCCGGGGAGATCGGATCCGCGTTCACCTACGGCGGGCGCGACTTCACCTCGTACCCCGTCTCGGTTTATGGCGGCTGGTTCCGCAACCTGTTCGCCTACGCCCTCGGTTTCGGTTTCGTCGCCTATCAGCCGGCGCTCGCGCTGCTCGGCCGGGCCGATCCGCTCGGCCTGCCGGCCTGGGCCGGCTTCCTGTCTCCGCTGGTCGCGGTCGGTGCGGCGGCGATCGCCGCGGTCGTCTGGCGCACCGGCATCCGTCACTACCGGAGCACCGGCTCATGA
- a CDS encoding ABC transporter permease, which produces MYQRDASVPTISRIGPFRAFVATFGALIGSGFRRYATYRQATIAGTFTNIVFGFLRCYVLLAVAAEAVGRRPAGYDAEQLALYVWVGQGLLSVIGIWGWTELADRIRSGDIAADLLRPIAPVTGYLAADLGRALYGMLTRFGPPLLAGALFFPLHTPARWQTVPLFAVSVILAVVICFGCRYVVNATAYWLHDARGPIMLWTLGSGVLGGLYFPLRLLPEEFVVALWVLTPLPSLLQTPLDVIAERDGPALQAGLVGLQLLWAVAILALAALVQRRAEKRLVVQGG; this is translated from the coding sequence GTGTACCAGAGAGACGCCAGCGTGCCGACGATCTCTCGAATCGGTCCGTTCCGCGCCTTCGTCGCTACTTTCGGCGCGCTGATCGGGTCAGGTTTCCGGCGGTACGCCACCTACCGGCAAGCCACCATAGCCGGAACGTTCACGAACATCGTGTTCGGCTTCCTCCGCTGTTATGTGCTGCTCGCGGTGGCCGCGGAGGCGGTCGGGCGGCGGCCCGCGGGGTACGACGCCGAGCAACTCGCGCTCTACGTCTGGGTCGGTCAGGGTCTACTGAGTGTCATCGGCATCTGGGGTTGGACCGAGCTGGCGGACCGGATCCGGTCCGGCGACATCGCGGCCGACCTGTTACGTCCGATCGCCCCGGTGACCGGCTATCTCGCCGCTGACCTGGGCCGGGCGCTGTACGGCATGCTGACCAGGTTCGGTCCGCCGCTGCTGGCCGGTGCCCTGTTCTTCCCGCTGCACACTCCGGCCCGGTGGCAGACGGTTCCGCTGTTCGCGGTCTCGGTGATTCTGGCCGTGGTGATCTGCTTCGGCTGCCGTTATGTCGTCAACGCGACCGCGTACTGGCTGCACGACGCGCGTGGCCCGATCATGCTGTGGACGCTCGGTTCGGGTGTGCTGGGCGGCCTGTATTTCCCGCTGCGCCTGCTGCCGGAGGAGTTCGTGGTGGCGTTGTGGGTGCTGACCCCGCTGCCGAGCCTGTTGCAGACGCCACTCGACGTGATCGCCGAGCGGGACGGCCCGGCGCTGCAGGCCGGCCTGGTGGGTCTCCAACTGCTGTGGGCGGTCGCGATCCTGGCGCTGGCCGCCCTGGTCCAGCGGCGGGCCGAGAAGCGCCTGGTGGTGCAGGGTGGGTGA
- a CDS encoding WG repeat-containing protein yields the protein MAGPDGRYPHGQQRPEASQAIGGPGSVTSGRPGAPTGAEPVSGPVGGAGQPAGAGVSFPRGQEPAGGSGFGERGHDEQDPTRPLDPRRLVQGTNPDGRHDGVSQPDDPTRPFGLRRRVGGEGLGPLEDPTRAIDPRGPGPDAPGMPTAGGHGPAAGQQPTTGQRFDSGHRTEPGHGTIGHRMEPWQTAASTPVQSGEPGSVGEPGISGGWASRPPTSPETPVESSPAQPIASGLAQPFGPDPAQPITSGLAQPLGPDPAQPITSGLAQPFGPDPAQPGDPGRAQPPVAETDDTPVSEGAASAGNPSDESATHGLGWLLSMSGLGATTPAPEAEPAEPVEHVEPEDRPHTWFAFGANGNPDTAEPETDDSATASAPDADTSTQPESAVTRTDPASAAPTPVQAAPPAQAIPAPAIPAQAVPAQAVPAQAVPAQAVPAPPGFTPASDSAETVGAIPADVASVPADLVPDDAHQADIVSEVEGVSSSAGPVGESVLASPGGFAPEAETLSDEHVIVEQTDLPAQPASGDETALWGGHETALSEGTASDDSAVVSEEAAPEDDSAFAGAVPDGSEPTEQADAIAFGGGLGDPDPETEEPTGFVVTADEAAEVARGVESAEEESDLTRTMQIVRIKAAAVPESPPTDEDGVAAEPSGDEITEISAVVEPPSDDTAQVGDVVDPDTVLISGEPETVTLHTEPVTVAIQAEPETVVISAEPDTVMFSADEETTVLDPDGDTAQLSTEPQTVTLHPEPETVAIIAEPEPETVAIVAEPEPETVAIHTEPEPETAAIVAEPEPETVAIVAEPEPEPEPEPVAIEPEPGTKPEPEPEPETVAIRIEPEVGEPETVVMEPEAVEPETVTIVEEPDTAESDENTESTPEAAGSNDSVDTAVEPGAEVRDEAADEGGVSSEDVAGEALAVPLPAVTSETATESAAGASAGTASRNAPPEAAETGRVEPVRQRQDQRAPADRRRADPEQILAAYPWAYDPQTLREQVDEPDRLWDVADRLTDRLEFAERDNVRAGLLSLRAVVHRIVGELEDALADGREGLRHAEASGELRTRAIAQARLAHVLQWRGEFEEADRLYADVDSAELPPRTRAEICELAGRSAYEQGRYLEAVNHFEHALDVRRGEDPELVERVELALDAISRRSGAAGWGPYPRTRDEVLGLPAAPVPLLDDGAGLWGYAAAVEPRFAEALPFAEGAAWVRRPDSAAWELIDPAGELIIASAHGYVGVTRFAEGLAWVTRQDQGGWFAIDRDNRLVVPAGGFEDAKPFRRGLAVVRQGGVWGAVDRHGRFAVTPMYQRFVTALHIGGTVDGFTDEGLAVVDAGDRFGVVDRAGRVVVEPVHAAVVIHPVAFLVQNAAGLWGALDRTGAPLVDMGHRTRETVVETLPEESRPVL from the coding sequence GTGGCTGGTCCGGATGGGCGGTATCCGCACGGTCAGCAGCGGCCGGAGGCCTCGCAGGCGATCGGCGGGCCGGGTTCGGTCACGAGCGGTAGGCCGGGAGCACCGACCGGTGCCGAGCCCGTTTCCGGGCCGGTCGGGGGCGCCGGGCAGCCGGCCGGGGCCGGGGTGTCGTTCCCGCGTGGTCAGGAACCGGCCGGTGGAAGCGGCTTCGGTGAGCGCGGACATGACGAACAGGACCCGACCCGGCCGCTCGACCCGCGCCGGCTGGTGCAGGGCACGAACCCGGACGGGCGCCACGACGGCGTCTCCCAACCGGACGATCCGACGCGGCCGTTCGGGCTTCGGCGGCGGGTCGGTGGCGAAGGGCTCGGGCCGCTCGAGGACCCCACCCGCGCGATCGATCCGCGTGGGCCGGGCCCGGATGCTCCGGGCATGCCCACCGCGGGTGGGCACGGGCCGGCAGCCGGTCAGCAGCCGACGACCGGTCAGCGTTTCGACTCCGGTCACCGGACCGAACCCGGGCACGGCACGATCGGCCACCGGATGGAGCCGTGGCAGACCGCGGCGTCCACACCGGTTCAATCTGGCGAACCTGGTTCGGTCGGCGAACCCGGCATCTCCGGCGGCTGGGCTTCCAGGCCACCGACCAGCCCGGAGACGCCTGTCGAGTCGAGCCCGGCCCAGCCGATCGCGTCCGGGTTGGCGCAGCCGTTCGGCCCGGACCCGGCACAGCCGATCACGTCCGGGTTGGCGCAGCCGCTCGGCCCGGACCCGGCACAGCCGATCACGTCCGGGTTGGCGCAGCCGTTCGGCCCGGACCCGGCACAGCCCGGCGATCCGGGGCGGGCGCAGCCGCCTGTCGCGGAAACCGATGACACTCCGGTGTCCGAAGGGGCGGCGTCGGCCGGAAACCCGTCGGACGAGTCGGCCACCCACGGGCTGGGATGGCTGCTGTCGATGAGTGGGCTCGGCGCGACCACCCCGGCACCCGAGGCCGAACCGGCGGAGCCCGTCGAGCACGTCGAGCCCGAAGATCGGCCGCATACCTGGTTCGCGTTCGGTGCCAACGGGAACCCCGACACCGCCGAGCCCGAGACGGACGACAGCGCAACGGCTTCCGCACCGGACGCCGACACCTCCACGCAGCCGGAATCGGCGGTTACCCGAACTGATCCGGCATCGGCTGCGCCCACCCCGGTCCAGGCGGCTCCGCCCGCGCAGGCGATTCCTGCGCCGGCGATTCCCGCCCAGGCCGTTCCCGCTCAAGCCGTTCCCGCTCAAGCCGTTCCCGCTCAAGCCGTTCCGGCTCCGCCCGGGTTCACTCCCGCCTCGGATTCCGCTGAGACCGTCGGAGCGATTCCGGCTGATGTGGCTTCCGTCCCGGCGGATCTCGTTCCGGACGACGCTCACCAGGCCGACATCGTCTCCGAGGTGGAAGGCGTTTCGTCCTCGGCCGGGCCCGTCGGCGAGAGCGTCCTCGCCTCGCCGGGCGGTTTCGCCCCGGAGGCGGAAACGCTGTCCGATGAGCATGTCATCGTGGAGCAGACCGACCTGCCCGCTCAGCCGGCTTCCGGTGATGAGACCGCCCTCTGGGGCGGTCACGAAACCGCGCTGTCGGAGGGGACCGCTTCCGACGACTCCGCGGTGGTGTCCGAGGAAGCCGCTCCCGAGGACGACTCGGCGTTCGCGGGCGCGGTGCCGGATGGAAGCGAACCGACCGAGCAGGCGGACGCGATCGCCTTCGGTGGCGGGCTCGGCGACCCGGATCCGGAGACGGAGGAACCCACCGGGTTCGTCGTCACTGCCGATGAGGCGGCTGAGGTCGCTCGTGGAGTCGAGTCGGCCGAGGAGGAGTCCGATCTCACTCGGACGATGCAGATCGTTCGGATCAAGGCTGCCGCGGTTCCGGAATCGCCACCGACCGACGAGGACGGCGTGGCCGCCGAGCCCTCGGGTGACGAGATCACCGAGATCTCGGCCGTCGTGGAGCCGCCGTCGGACGACACTGCCCAGGTCGGCGACGTTGTGGATCCGGACACGGTTCTGATCAGCGGGGAACCGGAGACCGTCACGCTCCACACGGAACCGGTGACCGTCGCCATTCAGGCTGAGCCCGAGACCGTCGTCATCTCGGCCGAACCGGACACCGTCATGTTCTCCGCGGACGAGGAGACGACCGTCCTGGATCCCGATGGGGACACCGCTCAACTGAGCACGGAGCCCCAGACGGTCACGCTCCACCCGGAGCCGGAGACCGTCGCGATCATCGCGGAACCGGAGCCGGAGACCGTCGCGATCGTCGCGGAACCGGAGCCCGAGACCGTCGCGATTCACACGGAACCCGAGCCCGAGACCGCTGCGATCGTCGCGGAACCCGAGCCCGAGACCGTCGCGATCGTCGCGGAACCGGAACCGGAACCGGAACCGGAGCCCGTTGCGATCGAACCGGAACCGGGGACCAAGCCGGAGCCCGAGCCGGAGCCGGAGACCGTCGCCATCCGTATCGAGCCGGAAGTCGGCGAGCCGGAAACGGTCGTCATGGAACCAGAGGCGGTCGAGCCGGAAACGGTCACGATCGTAGAGGAGCCGGACACCGCCGAGTCGGACGAAAATACCGAAAGCACCCCGGAAGCCGCAGGATCGAACGATTCGGTGGACACGGCGGTGGAACCCGGCGCGGAGGTTCGGGACGAGGCTGCGGACGAGGGCGGCGTCTCTTCGGAAGACGTGGCGGGCGAGGCGTTGGCCGTACCGCTGCCGGCTGTGACGTCGGAGACAGCGACCGAGAGCGCCGCCGGGGCGTCGGCCGGGACCGCGTCGCGGAACGCGCCGCCGGAGGCAGCGGAGACCGGACGGGTCGAGCCGGTCCGGCAGCGGCAGGACCAGCGGGCGCCGGCCGATCGCAGGCGGGCCGACCCGGAGCAGATCCTGGCGGCCTATCCGTGGGCCTACGACCCGCAGACGCTGCGCGAGCAGGTGGACGAACCGGACCGGCTGTGGGATGTCGCGGACCGGCTGACCGACCGGCTGGAGTTCGCCGAGCGGGACAACGTCCGGGCCGGGCTGCTGAGCCTGCGGGCCGTGGTGCACCGGATCGTCGGTGAACTGGAGGACGCGCTCGCCGACGGGCGGGAGGGGCTGCGGCACGCCGAGGCGTCCGGGGAGTTGCGGACCAGGGCGATCGCGCAGGCGCGGCTGGCGCACGTGCTCCAGTGGCGGGGTGAGTTCGAGGAGGCGGATCGGCTGTACGCGGACGTCGACTCGGCCGAACTGCCGCCCCGGACCCGGGCGGAGATCTGTGAGCTGGCCGGGCGGTCGGCCTATGAGCAGGGCCGCTACCTGGAAGCGGTCAACCATTTCGAGCATGCCCTGGACGTACGCCGTGGCGAGGACCCGGAGCTGGTGGAGCGGGTCGAGCTGGCGCTGGACGCGATCTCCCGGCGGTCCGGTGCGGCCGGCTGGGGTCCCTATCCGCGGACCCGGGACGAGGTGCTGGGGCTGCCCGCCGCGCCGGTTCCGCTGCTCGACGACGGCGCGGGCCTGTGGGGGTACGCCGCCGCGGTCGAGCCCCGGTTCGCCGAGGCGCTGCCGTTCGCCGAGGGTGCGGCGTGGGTGCGGCGGCCGGATTCGGCGGCGTGGGAGCTGATCGATCCGGCCGGCGAGCTGATCATCGCGTCGGCGCACGGCTATGTCGGGGTGACCCGGTTCGCCGAAGGGCTGGCCTGGGTGACCCGGCAGGATCAGGGTGGCTGGTTCGCGATCGACCGGGACAACCGGCTGGTCGTGCCGGCCGGCGGGTTCGAGGACGCGAAACCGTTCCGGCGCGGGCTGGCCGTGGTGCGGCAGGGCGGCGTCTGGGGCGCCGTCGACAGGCACGGCCGGTTCGCGGTGACGCCGATGTACCAGCGGTTCGTGACGGCGCTGCACATCGGCGGGACGGTCGACGGGTTCACCGACGAGGGGCTGGCGGTCGTCGACGCCGGTGACCGGTTCGGGGTGGTGGACCGGGCCGGGCGGGTCGTCGTCGAGCCGGTGCACGCGGCCGTGGTGATCCATCCGGTGGCGTTCCTGGTGCAGAACGCGGCTGGACTGTGGGGCGCCCTGGACCGTACCGGCGCGCCGCTCGTCGACATGGGCCACCGGACCCGGGAGACGGTCGTCGAGACGCTGCCGGAGGAGTCGCGGCCGGTTCTCTAG